The Metallibacterium scheffleri region CCATCGCGGATCAGTCCACGGCGCGATGCATTTTGTGAGTCCCGGGCCCCTGCTCCCGGGTCGCCGCCTCGGCGTCCTCGGACGCCTCGTATGCGCGCACGATGCGCGCCACCACCGGGTGGCGCACCACGTCGCGCGCGCTGAAAAACGTGAAGCTCACGCCTTCGACATCGCGCAGCACCTCGACCACGTGGCGCAACCCGGAGCGCACGTTGCGCGGCAGATCGACCTGGGTGACGTCGCCGGTGATCACGGCCACCGAGCCGAAACCAATGCGCGTGAGGAACATCTTCATCTGTTCGACCGTGGTGTTCTGCGCCTCGTCGAGGATCACGCAGGAATCGTTGAGCGTGCGCCCGCGCATGTAGGCCAGCGGCGCGACTTCGATGACATTGCGCTCGATGAGTTTGGCGACCTTCTCGAAGCCCAGCATTTCGTACAGCGCGTCGTACAACGGACGCAGATACGGATCGACCTTCTGGCTGAGGTCGCCGGGCAGGAAACCGAGCTTTTCACCGGCCTCCACGGCCGGGCGCGTGAGGATGATGCGTTGCACGCGGTTTTGCGCCAGCGCCTCGACCGCGCTGGCCACGGCAAGGTAGGTCTTGCCGGTGCCGGCCGGACCGATGCCGAAATTGATGTCGTGACGCGCGATGGCGTGCAGGTAGCGCGCCTGGCTGGGGCCACGTCCGCGAATCAGGCCGCGCCTGACCTTGATCGCCACGTCCTGGGCCTGTTCGACCAGTGCCTGCGCCGCTGCATCGAGACTGGCATCCTGCAGGCGCAGGTTGAGCTGATGCTCGTCCAGCGCGGTGTCGCTGGTTTCCGCGTAGAGGTTTTTGATGAAGCGCTCGGCGGCGCTGGCGGTTTGCGGCGGGCCGATCACGCGGAACGCGCTGCCGCGCGCGGCGATCTCCACGCCCAGGCGTAGTTCGATCATGCGCAGGTGTGCATCGAGCGGCCCGGCCAGATTGGCCAGGCGCTCGGTGTCGTCGGGTTCGAGCTGAAAATCGCGGGCAATGGTGGATGCGGACATGCGCGCAAGCATAGCGCGGGCACGGGCGTGCATCGGGCATGCTGGATTTGCATGCGCCGCGTGGCACCATCGCATGATGACTGCTCCGATCACCGCGCCAGCCACCGCCGCTCCGCCCGCGCTGGAGGTGCGCGATATCGCCAAACGCTACGCTGGCAAGGCCGCGGTGCGCGGCATCTCGCTGCGCGTTGAAGCCGGCGAGATCGTCGGACTGCTCGGCCCCAATGGTGCCGGCAAGACCACCACGATCAACATGATCCTCGGCCTGCTCGCGCCCGATTCGGGGCAGGTGCTGATCACCGGACTGGATCTGGCCCGGCAGCGTACGGCGGCGCTGGCGATGGTCAACTTCCAGGCCAGCTACGCGCCGTTGCCGGGCAATTTGACGGTGCGCCAGAATCTGCTGTTCTTCGCACGGCTGTACGCGCTGGCGCAGCCGGCGCGACGCGTGGGCGAGCTGCTCGAATCATTCAAGCTGACGGCGCTGGCGCACACGCGCTGCGGCCTGTTGTCGAGCGGCGAGCAGGCGCGCGTGGCGCTGGCCAAGACCCTGCTCAACCGACCGCGCCTGCTGCTGCTGGACGAGCCGACGTCCTCGCTCGATCCGGCCACCGCCGACGACTTGCGCCGGATGATCCGCGATCTGGCCGCGCGTAACGGTTGCGCGGTGCTGTGGACTTCGCACAACATGCTCGAGGTCGAGCAGGTATGCGATCGCGTACTGCTGCTGGCGCGCGGCCGCGTGTTGCTGCAGGGCGATCCGCGACGGCTCGCCGCCGAACATGGCGATGCCTCGCTCGAAGACCTGTTCATCCGCATCGCGCGCGAGCCGCTGGCCCATGGGGTTGACGCATGAACCTGCGCCGGGTCAGCGCCATCGTGCTGCGTCAGATCGACCTGATGCGCTCCAGTCCGACGCGCGTGGTGCCGCTGGTGGCGTGGGTGGCGATCGACATCGTGTTGTGGGGCTTCATCACCCGCTATCTGGGCTCGCTCAGCGCCCACGGCCCGGATTTCACCCTCACCCTGCTGGGCGCGGTGCTGCTGTGGGATTTCTTCGGCCGCATCATGCAGGGCGTGACCACGGCGTTTTTCGAGGATGTGTGGTCGCGCAGTTTTCTCAATCTGTTCGCCAGTCCGATCAACGTCAGCGAGTACGTGGCCGGCCTGGTCGCCACCAGCGTCCTCACCAGTTGCATCAGCCTGGCGGTGATGTTGCTGCTGGCGCGCTTCGCCTTCGGCCTGTCGCTGCTGGCGTTCGGGTTGCCCGCCGCCGGATTCCTGGCGGTGCTGTTCCTGTTCGGCATCGCCCTGGGCATTTTCGCCAGCGCCGTGGTGCTGCGTCTGGGGCCGGCCTCGGAGTGGCTGGTGTGGCCGATCCCGGCGCTGCTGTCGCCGTTCGCGGCGGTGTTTTATCCATTGCACGTACTGCCGCAGTGGATGCAGTGGGTCGCGCACGCGCTACCGCCGGCCTATGTATTCGAGGGGCTGCGCGCGCTGGCGGCCGGGCATGGCGTGCAGCCCGGGACCTTGCTGCTGGCCACGACGCTGGCCTTGCTGCAGATCGCGCTGGCGCTGGGGTTTTTCGTGCGCGTGTTCCGCGGTGCCATCCGTAGCGGCCTGCTGGCGCGGTATAGCGCCGAGAGCGTGGCGTGAATCCTCAAGCGGCGTTGCTGGCGGTTTCGGTCAGACGCCCGCGCAGCGAGTTGCTCAGTGCGGCGGTGATGGTCACGTCCACGAACTGGCCGCGCAGGCTGGCCGGGCCGGGGAAGTTGACCGTGCGGTTGTTCTCGGTGCGGCCGCTGAGTTCCTGCGGATTTTTCTTGCTCGGGCCTTCGACCAGCACGGATTGCACGCTGCCGACCATGCCCGCGCTGTAGCGCTGCGCGTTGGCGTTGAGCAATGCCTGCAGGCGTGCCAGGCGCTGGTGCTTGACCGCATCGGGCGTGTCGTCGGCGAGGTTGGCAGCGGGCGTGCCGGGGCGGCGCGAGTAGATGAAACTGAAGCTCTGGTCGAAGCCGACGTCCTCGATCAGCTTCAATGTTTGCTCGAATTCGGCCTCGGTCTCGCCGGGGAAGCCGACGATGAGATCGGTGCTCAGGGTGATGTCGGGTCGTACCACGCGCAGCTTGCGCAACTTGTGCTTGAACTCCAGCGCGGTATAGCCGCGCTTCATCGCGGCGAGGATGCGGTCGCTGCCGGATTGCACCGGCAGATGCAGGTAATTGGCCAGCTTGGGCACGTCGCGGTAAGCCTCGATCAAGCTGTCGGAGAACTCCAGCGGGTGCGAAGTGGTGAAGCGGATGCGGCCGATTCCTGGCAGCTCGGCGAGGGTGCGGATCAGCAGCGCGAGGTCGGCGCTACCGCCCTCGTGCAGGGGTCCGCGGTAGGCGTTGACGTTCTGCCCCAGCAGGTTGACTTCGCGCACGCCCTGTTCGGCGAGGCTGGCGACCTCGGCGATGACGTCGTCGAATGGCCGGCTGATTTCTTCGCCGCGGGTGTACGGCACCACGCAGTAACTGCAGTATTTCGAGCAGCCTTCCATGATCGAGACGAATGCGCAGGGGCCTTCCGCGCGCGGCTCGGGCAGCCGGTCAAATTTCTCGATCTCGGGAAAGCTGATGTCGACCTGGGCGCGGCCGCTGCTGCGGCGCGCGTCCAGCAGCTCTGGCAGGCGGTGCAGGGTCTGCGGGCCGAATACCACGTCCACGTAGGGCGCACGCGCCAGCAGCGCCTCGCCTTCCTGGCTGGCCACGCAACCGCCGACGCCGATCAGTAGTCCGGGGTGCTCCTGCTTGAGCTGTTTCCAGCGCCCGAGCTGGCTGAACACCTTATCCTGCGCTTTTTCGCGGATCGAGCAGGTATTGATCAGGATCACATCGGCTGTGGTTTCATCGGTGGTCAACTCGAGGCCATCGCTGGCGCCGAGCACGGCGGCCATCTTCGCCGAGTCGTACTCGTTCATCTGGCAACCGTGGGTTTTGATGAACAGTTTGCGCGCCATGCTGCACCTCGAATCAACCCGTCATGGTAATCGTGCGGCACCGGTGTCGCCAGCCGCGCGCTTGGCAGTACGCGCGGGTGCGGGCAGACTGTGCGTCATGGGGAAGTTCTTGCGCACGTGTTGGAGCTTGCTGCCGCTGCTGGCCTTGGGGCTTGCCTGCGTGTGCCCTGGCGCCCAGGCGGCGACACTGTGGCGATGTGTCGGCCAGCGCGGCGAGATCGTGTTCAGCTCCAGCCGCACCGGTTATCGTGATTGCAGGGCGCTGCATGACGAAAGTGTGCAGACCCTCTCGCCAGCGCGTGCGCTGCGGGGGCCGCTCCAGCCCGCGGCGAAGCGGCCAGGCGCGCAATCGAGCAGCGTGCAGGTTGCGCCGGCGCAGCCAGTGGTGGCGACGCTGAGTCCAGCCTTGGTGACCACGCTGCCGCGCATGCAGCGCAACGCGCGCGTGCTGCGTGGCACGGTCTACAAGGTCACTCTGGCGAGCGGCGCGGTGGAATACACCAATGTGCGCCCGGTCGGCATCCAGGCGCGGCGCGTGGATGCCCTGTTTACCTACCTTTCGACCTGCTATGCCTGCAATCCGCATTCAAATATCGATTGGTACACGGTGCCGTTGCGTCTGCATGCCTATGCCAGTGAGATCGATGTCGCGGCTGCGCGCTACCGGCTCGACCCTGCGCTGCTGCGCGCCGTGATCCACGCCGAAAGCGCATTCAATCCCTACGCAATGTCCGACAAAGGCGCACAGGGGCTGATGCAGCTGATGCCGGGCACGGCCATCGACATGGGGGTGCGGGATGTGTTCAACCCGGCGCAGAACATCCTCGGCGGCGCACGTTATCTGGCCCGGTTGCTGCATGATTTCGGTGGCAACATCACCCTGGCCACGGCGGCTTACAACGCGGGTGCGGCGGCAGTGCGCAAGTACAACGATGCGGTGCCGCCTTATGACGAAACCCGACTGTACGTGCGTCGCGTGCGCATTCTCAAGGACCGTTACGATGCCGCCGAGCGCGGCGTGCCGCTGGCGCAGAATGGCTGAGGCAGGTTGCCCGAAGCCGCCGGTCGTCCCGTTGCATCGAAATGACAGGCAGGATCCGCCATTCCGCTGATGCAGTGCATCCGTGGCGCTGGATAACGCCGTTCGAGCAGCGCCTCGGGCGCTGCGGCGCAGCAAAACGCGTGCCGAAGCGCATTGTATGCAGATGAATGCTTTGGCTAAACTAACTGGGTTTTTAACATCGGTTCATTTTCAGCCATGGCCCATACAACCGAGTCCGCGATGCCCCACCCTGGCGAGAATCATGACGAGGTCGATCACGGTCGGCGGCGTTTCCTCACCGTGACCACGGCCGTGGTCGGCGGCGCGGGGGTGGTCATCGCCGCGCTGCCCTTCATCAAATCGTGGGAGCCCAGCGCGCGCGCCCTGGCTGCAGGGGCGCCGGTGACCATCGACATCAGCAAAATCGAGTCGGGACAGATGGTGCGCTTCGCCTGGCGCAAACTGCCGATCTTCGTGGTCAATCGCACCAAGGAGCAGTTGGCCGATCTGCCGGGCCTGGATCCGCGTCTGCGCGACCCCGAATGCAAGGAGACCAGCCAGCAGCCGTCCTATTGCCAGAACGCCTGGCGCTCGATCAAACCGGAGTGGCTGGTGATGATCGGCATTTGCACGCACCTGGGCTGTGTGCCGGATTACTACGGCCAGATCAAACCCGAGCCGTTCGATCCGCACTGGAAAGGCGGCTTCTTCTGCCCCTGCCACAAGTCGCGTTACGACGTCGCCGGTCGCGTGTTCGATGGTGTGCCGGCGCCTTTGAACATGGTGATCCCGCCGTATCACTACATCGACGACGTGCATGTGCGCATCGGCGTGAATCCCAAAGGAGCCGCGTGATGGCCGCTGCACCGGATGCCTGGAAGCCCAGGAACAGGACGCTGCGCTGGATTGAGGATCGCCTGCCGATCTTCGGCTTCCTGCGTGAGCACACCGTCGAGTACTACGCGCCGAAGAATTTCAACTTCATGTACTTCTTCGGTTCGCTGGCACTGCTGTTGCTGGTCAACCAGATCGTCACCGGCATTTTCCTGGCGATGAACTTCAACCCCACCTCGGCCGGGGCGTTCGCCTCGATCGAATACATCATGCGCGATGTCGAGTGGGGCTGGTTGATCCGCTACATGCACGTCACCGGAGCCTCGCTGTTTTTCGTGGTGATCTACCTGCACATGTTCCGCGCGCTGATGTACGGTTCGTACAAGCAGCCGCGCGAGCTGCTGTGGGTGATCGGCATGCTGATTTATCTGGCGCTGATGGCCGAGGCCTTCATGGGCTACGTGCTGCCCTGGGGGCAGATGTCGTTCTGGGGCGCCAAGGTGATCATTTCCTTGTTCGGCGCCGTGCCGGTGATCGGCAACCAGCTGGTGGAGTGGATCATGGGCGATTTTCTGCCCTCCGGCGCCACCCTCAACCGCTTCTTCGCGCTGCACGTGATCGCGCTGCCGCTGGTGCTGCTGCTGCTGGTGGTGTTGCATCTGGGCGCGTTGCACACCTCGGGCTCGAACAACCCCGATGGCATCGAGATCAAGCAGCACAAAGGCGCCGACGGCAAGCCGCTGGATGGCATTCCGTTCCACCCGTACTACACGGTGAAGGACCTGGTCGGCGTGGGATTTTTTCTGCTGCTGGCGGCATTCATCATTTTCTATCAGCCGACATTTTTCGGGCTGTTCCTGGAGCATGACAACTACGTGCCAGCCAATTCGCTGGTGACCCCTGCGGCGATCCACCCGGTCTGGTACTTCACCCCGTTCTACGCGATGTTGCGTTCGGTGCCGAGCAAAGGCCTGGGCGTCATCACACTGTTCGCGGCGATCGCGGTGCTGTTCTTCCTGCCATGGATCGACCGCGGCAAGGTCAAGGCGATGCGTTATCGCGGTGCCAGCTACAAGGTCGCACTGGCGATCTTCGCGCTCACCTTCATCTGGCTGGGCAAGATCGGTATCGGCGAGAGCACCTGGATTGGCGATACCTATATCGCACGCGCGTTGACCGGCGTGTATTTCGGATTCTTCGTGTTCCTGTGGGCTTATACCTACTTCGGCTGGGAACGCACCAAGCCGGTTCCCGAACGGGTGACGATGCATGAATAAGCGCATGTTTCCTGGATTGCTGCTGGCACTCGCTCTGGTTTCCGGCCCGGTGCTGGCCCAGGAGGCCACGCCAGCGCTGTATGAGGCGCACGTCAATGTGCATGACATGGCCTCGGTGCAGCGCGGCGCGCGTATCTTTTTCAATTACTGCGCCGGTTGCCACTCGCTGCAATACATGCGCTACTCGCGCATCAGTCATGACCTCGGGCTGAGTGAGCAGGAAGTCATGACCAACTTTGATTTCAACGGGGTCAAGTTTGGCGATCACGCCATTTCCAGCATGCCTGCCGCTGATGCCGCGAAGTGGTTTGGCAAGGCGCCGCCGGATCTCTCGCTGGAAGTGCGCGCCAAGGGCGCGGACTGGGTCTACAGCTATCTGAAGTCGTTCTATCTCGACCCCACGCGTCCGGTGGGCTGGAACAACACCGTGTTCGCCAACGCCTCCATGCCCAATCCCTTGTGGGAATTGCAGGGCGTGCAGACCGCCGTCTATGCGCCATCCAAGCCGGGTGAGGATGCCAGGGTCGAGAAGCTGGATCTCAGCCAGCCCGGCATGGAAACGCCCGAGCAGTTCGACCGCACCGCGCGCGATGTCACCACGTTCCTCACCTACGTGGCCGAGCCCAATGTCTACGAGCGCGAGCGCGTCGGCCTGTGGGTACTGCTTTATCTGGTGGCGTTCTCGTTGCTTGCCGTGTTCCTGAAACGCGAGTATTGGAAAGACATCCATTGACTGTCGCGGAACAGACGTGACGCTGAGAGGAGGAGCCCCATGGCGCAGAATCCGCGCATGCGCAATGTGCTGACGCTGTACACGCTGTCCGACGATATCCAGTGCCATCGAGTGCGTCTGGTGCTGGCGGCCAAGGGGGTTGCCTATGAGCGCGAGCTGGTTGATCCGAGCAAACCGCCCGCGGAATTAGGCGAGTTGAATCCCTACGCCAGCGCGCCGACACTGATCGACCGCGATCTGACGCTGTACGAAACATCGGTGATTTGCGAGTACATCGATGAGCGCTTTCCACATCCGCCGCTGATGCCGATCGATCCGCAATCGCGCGCACGCCTGCGCCTGGTGCAGACGCGTGTCGAACGCGAGTGGTTGCCGATGGTGGCGGCAATCGAGGGTGGCGGGCGCCATGGCGAGACGGGACGGCGCCAGCTGCGCGAATCGTTGCTGGCCTCGGTACCGCTGTTCAAGATGGCCAAGTTTCTGCTCAACCCGGAAATCAGTCTGGCCGACTGTTTGGTTGCCCCGCTGATTTGGCGGTTGCCCGCGCTGGGCATTGATCTACCGCGCAGCGCCGCGCCAGTCATCGACTACGGCGAGCGCCTGTTCGCCAGCCAGGGTTTTGCGCGCAGCCTCACCGCCAGCGAGAAGGCGCTGCGGCAGTGAGTGAATCCGAGGCCACGATGAGCTCGAGCCGGCCCTACATGCTGCGCGCGCTGGTGGAATGGATCAACGACAATGGCCTGACACCGCACCTGCAGGTGGATGCGCACGCGCCTGGCGTGCGCGTACCGGCATTCGCGGTACGCGGTGGCAAGGTCACGCTCAACATCGCATTGCGCGCGGTTGCGCATTTGCAGATGGACAACGACGCGATCAGCTTTCAGGCGCGCTTTGGCGGTGTCAGTCACAGTGTCTACGTGCCAATGGCGGCCATCGAGGCGATTTACGCGCGTGAAAACGGGCAAGGCATGGTGTTTCCACCCGAGCCGCAAGCGGGCGCTGCACCTGCGCTTGCACCGGCCACAGCGGATGGCGCCGCAACGCCGCAAGCCGAAAGTGCCACGGCCGCGCCGCCGAAAAAACCTCCGCATTTGCGCGTGATCAAGTAATCCGACTGGCGTGCGCCGGCCTTGCGCGGACGCCAATCATCAAACATGCGTGTTCACTGCATGACGCGCAGTGAGAAATCCACGGCATGCAGGTGCTTGGTCAGCGCGCCGATCGAAATGAAATCGACGCCGGTTGCGGCGATTGCACGCAGCTGCTGCAACTCGACGCCGCCCGAAGCCTCCAGCGGCACGCGTCCGGCTCCGCGTTGCACCGCGACGACCATGTCGGCCAAGGTGAAATTGTCCAGCAGGATGCGATCGGGGCGCAGCGGCAAGGCCTCATCGAGTTGCTGCAAGGTCTCCACCTCGACCTCCAGCGGCGCGCCGGGATGCAGCGTGCGCGCCGCCGTCACCGCGGCCGTGATGCCGCCCGCGGCGGCGATGTGGTTTTCCTTGATCAACACCATGTCGAACAGCCCGACGCGATGGTTGCTGCCGCCACCGCAGCGCACCGCGTACTTTTGCGCCAGACGCAGGCCCGGCAGGGTCTTGCGTGTATCCAGAATGCGCGTGCGCGTGCCTGCAACCGCGGCGACATAGTGCGCGGTGATGGTGGCCGTGCCAGACAGGGTTTGCAGAAAATTGATTGCGCAGCGCTCGGCGCTGAGCAGGGCGCGACTGCGGCCCGTGATGACGCACACCGTGGCGTTGGCAAGGATGACATCGCCATCGGCGAGCCGCCAGTTGCACTGCATCCTGGAGTCGAACGCACGCAGACAGGCTTCGAACCAGGACGTGCCGGCGAGAACTGCCTGTTCACGGCAGACCAGTTGGGCGCGCAGTGGCACATCCGGCAGCAGGTCCGCGGTGAGATCGCTGCCGCCGCCAAGATCCTCGGCCAGCGCGCGCGCAACATCGCCCTCGATGGCCGCTGCTTCCTGCGGGCGCAGTTCGCTGTGACTCATGCGCCGCCGTGATCGGGTACGGCTTGTGTTTGTGCGTTGCGCAGACGTTCGACGATGGCATCGAGGGCGCGATCGAACAGCGGAACTTCCTCAAGCAGCACCGCATGGCCGGACTCGATCTCGGCGGCGAGTTGCGCGGCGGCCTTGTCTGCCACCTTCAAACCGCGCCGGTTGACGAACAGATAACGACCACTGATCGGGCTGATCCACGACAGTTTGGCGCGCTCGCGACTGCCATCGTCGTTGCAGAACTCGAACCAGCAGCCGCTTTTCAACGCGCGCACGCCGTCCAGCGCCTCGCTGCTCACGGTGGATTCGGGTCCGGCGCTGCCAGGTGGCACGGAAAGCGCAATGACGGGTTCTGGTTCCAGCGCGGGCGGCAGGAAGGTTTCGACGTCCTGGTTGGCCTGCTGCGCGCGCGCAGCATCGGCCGCGTCGGCAATGGGCTCGGCGGCGGCCTCGCCCAGCAGCGGACGATACAAGGCATTGAGCTGTTCCAGCAGGCGGTTCTGGTCCGGCTCTTGCAAAGCCACCGTGGCCAGGCCGAGGCGCAGACTGCGTTCCAGTTCGGGCAGCAGTGTGCGCAAACGCTGCCTGGATGCAGCATCCGGCTTGGGCGTGAAGCTCCACAGCAGGTCGTCCATGAAGTGCAGTGCGGAACGATATTCCGGCGATTCAGCACCCTGGCGCAGCAGCACCAGCACCAGGTAATTGGCCCATGGGCGTGTCAGCAAGCTGCGTACCAGTTGCGGCGGATTTTGACCCTGCAGGCGATCCAGAACCACATTGGCGGCACTGCGGCGCGCGTGTTCGAGCTTTTCGCGTCCACGCGTGGCTTCCGCGGCGCGCAATTCAGTAAGCTCCGCGCGCTTGCGGTGTGTTTCGAGTTGCGCGCCGAATTCTTTCAGCAAGCGCTCGAACACATCGATATCGTCGTCGAAATCCTGCAGCAACCGCTCCACCACGGCACGTACGTCGCCGAGCAGGCGCAGGTCGGGATCGGACTCGCGCGACCAGCCCTTGGCCGCATCAGCGAGGGTATCGAGCAGGCGCCGCGCCGGATGCGCGCGTTGCGCGAACAGGCGCCGATCGAGGATCGCCACCTTGAGGTAGGGGATCTGCAGGCGTGCCAGCAGCGCCTGCATTTCGGTCGGCAGGTTGCGGTCCTGCAGGATGAACTCGAACAGCATGCTGACCAGATCGATGGTGTCTTCATCCGCCTCCGACAGGCGCGCGCGCGCGTGACCGCTGATGCGCGAGACCTGATCAAGCAGGTCGGCCTTGACGTGGCGCACCTCGCCCATGGCCTCATTGGCATTGCGCGTGGCCAGGTTGGCGCGCGCGATCTCGGCCTGCAGCAGGGTCAATGCGCCAAGCAGTTCGGCGGGGCCTGGCAGGGGCATCGCGCTGCCCGCGGAGTACCCGCCAGCGTAATTGCCACCGACTTGCAGGGTCGCACCCATGCCCGTCTCGCCAGGGGCGCGACGTGCGGCCAGCAGGTTGCCGAGTTGGGTGAGCAAATCGGCCTGCGCGGCAAGATCCTCGCCATAGGTTTGTCCACTGCCACGCGCCACACTGGCCGCGCCGGTAGCCGCAGCCATGTTCGCGGGGCTGCTGCCACTGCCGGTGCGACTGGCTGCGGGCTGGCGGATCTGTGGCAACACGCCGGCCTGCGCCAAACTGAGGTTGAGTTCCTCATACATGGCCTCGGCGCCGCTCATCACGTAGCGGTCGAACAGCTTGTACACGATCAGCTTCACGCGCATGCCGGTATCGAGATCACGCAGCGTCTGGCGGAACGCCTGCGCCAGCGCTCCAGGGTCGAGCGGGCCCAATGCATTGTCGAAGCGCAACCCGCCGGCCAGCATGGCCAGGCGCTCATTCAGCGCGAACAGATTGCGCGCAAGGCGTTGCTCGGCCTTGCTGGCCATGCTGCTGACCGCCAGCGACTCCTCCAGCTCGGCATCCTCGACCAGACTCAGTTCGCCGCGCGGTGCGTTCGAATCGCTGAGCATGCGGCGTTCGCGCAGGCGCCCGGCGCCGAGATCGGCAATGCGTTTGGCAATGTCATCGATGAACATGCGTTCGATCAGGCCGCGCTTCTTGCGCAGCTCGCGCATGCCATCG contains the following coding sequences:
- a CDS encoding ClpXP protease specificity-enhancing factor, with the translated sequence MSESEATMSSSRPYMLRALVEWINDNGLTPHLQVDAHAPGVRVPAFAVRGGKVTLNIALRAVAHLQMDNDAISFQARFGGVSHSVYVPMAAIEAIYARENGQGMVFPPEPQAGAAPALAPATADGAATPQAESATAAPPKKPPHLRVIK
- the miaB gene encoding tRNA (N6-isopentenyl adenosine(37)-C2)-methylthiotransferase MiaB, encoding MARKLFIKTHGCQMNEYDSAKMAAVLGASDGLELTTDETTADVILINTCSIREKAQDKVFSQLGRWKQLKQEHPGLLIGVGGCVASQEGEALLARAPYVDVVFGPQTLHRLPELLDARRSSGRAQVDISFPEIEKFDRLPEPRAEGPCAFVSIMEGCSKYCSYCVVPYTRGEEISRPFDDVIAEVASLAEQGVREVNLLGQNVNAYRGPLHEGGSADLALLIRTLAELPGIGRIRFTTSHPLEFSDSLIEAYRDVPKLANYLHLPVQSGSDRILAAMKRGYTALEFKHKLRKLRVVRPDITLSTDLIVGFPGETEAEFEQTLKLIEDVGFDQSFSFIYSRRPGTPAANLADDTPDAVKHQRLARLQALLNANAQRYSAGMVGSVQSVLVEGPSKKNPQELSGRTENNRTVNFPGPASLRGQFVDVTITAALSNSLRGRLTETASNAA
- the nadC gene encoding carboxylating nicotinate-nucleotide diphosphorylase — translated: MSHSELRPQEAAAIEGDVARALAEDLGGGSDLTADLLPDVPLRAQLVCREQAVLAGTSWFEACLRAFDSRMQCNWRLADGDVILANATVCVITGRSRALLSAERCAINFLQTLSGTATITAHYVAAVAGTRTRILDTRKTLPGLRLAQKYAVRCGGGSNHRVGLFDMVLIKENHIAAAGGITAAVTAARTLHPGAPLEVEVETLQQLDEALPLRPDRILLDNFTLADMVVAVQRGAGRVPLEASGGVELQQLRAIAATGVDFISIGALTKHLHAVDFSLRVMQ
- a CDS encoding cytochrome b; this encodes MAAAPDAWKPRNRTLRWIEDRLPIFGFLREHTVEYYAPKNFNFMYFFGSLALLLLVNQIVTGIFLAMNFNPTSAGAFASIEYIMRDVEWGWLIRYMHVTGASLFFVVIYLHMFRALMYGSYKQPRELLWVIGMLIYLALMAEAFMGYVLPWGQMSFWGAKVIISLFGAVPVIGNQLVEWIMGDFLPSGATLNRFFALHVIALPLVLLLLVVLHLGALHTSGSNNPDGIEIKQHKGADGKPLDGIPFHPYYTVKDLVGVGFFLLLAAFIIFYQPTFFGLFLEHDNYVPANSLVTPAAIHPVWYFTPFYAMLRSVPSKGLGVITLFAAIAVLFFLPWIDRGKVKAMRYRGASYKVALAIFALTFIWLGKIGIGESTWIGDTYIARALTGVYFGFFVFLWAYTYFGWERTKPVPERVTMHE
- a CDS encoding PhoH family protein, translating into MSASTIARDFQLEPDDTERLANLAGPLDAHLRMIELRLGVEIAARGSAFRVIGPPQTASAAERFIKNLYAETSDTALDEHQLNLRLQDASLDAAAQALVEQAQDVAIKVRRGLIRGRGPSQARYLHAIARHDINFGIGPAGTGKTYLAVASAVEALAQNRVQRIILTRPAVEAGEKLGFLPGDLSQKVDPYLRPLYDALYEMLGFEKVAKLIERNVIEVAPLAYMRGRTLNDSCVILDEAQNTTVEQMKMFLTRIGFGSVAVITGDVTQVDLPRNVRSGLRHVVEVLRDVEGVSFTFFSARDVVRHPVVARIVRAYEASEDAEAATREQGPGTHKMHRAVD
- a CDS encoding glutathione S-transferase N-terminal domain-containing protein — encoded protein: MAQNPRMRNVLTLYTLSDDIQCHRVRLVLAAKGVAYERELVDPSKPPAELGELNPYASAPTLIDRDLTLYETSVICEYIDERFPHPPLMPIDPQSRARLRLVQTRVEREWLPMVAAIEGGGRHGETGRRQLRESLLASVPLFKMAKFLLNPEISLADCLVAPLIWRLPALGIDLPRSAAPVIDYGERLFASQGFARSLTASEKALRQ
- a CDS encoding lytic transglycosylase domain-containing protein, whose protein sequence is MGKFLRTCWSLLPLLALGLACVCPGAQAATLWRCVGQRGEIVFSSSRTGYRDCRALHDESVQTLSPARALRGPLQPAAKRPGAQSSSVQVAPAQPVVATLSPALVTTLPRMQRNARVLRGTVYKVTLASGAVEYTNVRPVGIQARRVDALFTYLSTCYACNPHSNIDWYTVPLRLHAYASEIDVAAARYRLDPALLRAVIHAESAFNPYAMSDKGAQGLMQLMPGTAIDMGVRDVFNPAQNILGGARYLARLLHDFGGNITLATAAYNAGAAAVRKYNDAVPPYDETRLYVRRVRILKDRYDAAERGVPLAQNG
- a CDS encoding cytochrome c1, giving the protein MNKRMFPGLLLALALVSGPVLAQEATPALYEAHVNVHDMASVQRGARIFFNYCAGCHSLQYMRYSRISHDLGLSEQEVMTNFDFNGVKFGDHAISSMPAADAAKWFGKAPPDLSLEVRAKGADWVYSYLKSFYLDPTRPVGWNNTVFANASMPNPLWELQGVQTAVYAPSKPGEDARVEKLDLSQPGMETPEQFDRTARDVTTFLTYVAEPNVYERERVGLWVLLYLVAFSLLAVFLKREYWKDIH
- a CDS encoding ABC transporter permease → MNLRRVSAIVLRQIDLMRSSPTRVVPLVAWVAIDIVLWGFITRYLGSLSAHGPDFTLTLLGAVLLWDFFGRIMQGVTTAFFEDVWSRSFLNLFASPINVSEYVAGLVATSVLTSCISLAVMLLLARFAFGLSLLAFGLPAAGFLAVLFLFGIALGIFASAVVLRLGPASEWLVWPIPALLSPFAAVFYPLHVLPQWMQWVAHALPPAYVFEGLRALAAGHGVQPGTLLLATTLALLQIALALGFFVRVFRGAIRSGLLARYSAESVA
- the petA gene encoding ubiquinol-cytochrome c reductase iron-sulfur subunit, which codes for MPHPGENHDEVDHGRRRFLTVTTAVVGGAGVVIAALPFIKSWEPSARALAAGAPVTIDISKIESGQMVRFAWRKLPIFVVNRTKEQLADLPGLDPRLRDPECKETSQQPSYCQNAWRSIKPEWLVMIGICTHLGCVPDYYGQIKPEPFDPHWKGGFFCPCHKSRYDVAGRVFDGVPAPLNMVIPPYHYIDDVHVRIGVNPKGAA
- a CDS encoding ABC transporter ATP-binding protein — translated: MMTAPITAPATAAPPALEVRDIAKRYAGKAAVRGISLRVEAGEIVGLLGPNGAGKTTTINMILGLLAPDSGQVLITGLDLARQRTAALAMVNFQASYAPLPGNLTVRQNLLFFARLYALAQPARRVGELLESFKLTALAHTRCGLLSSGEQARVALAKTLLNRPRLLLLDEPTSSLDPATADDLRRMIRDLAARNGCAVLWTSHNMLEVEQVCDRVLLLARGRVLLQGDPRRLAAEHGDASLEDLFIRIAREPLAHGVDA